Below is a window of Bos indicus isolate NIAB-ARS_2022 breed Sahiwal x Tharparkar chromosome 19, NIAB-ARS_B.indTharparkar_mat_pri_1.0, whole genome shotgun sequence DNA.
gtctcttatgtctcctgcattggcgggccggttctttaccatcagcaccatctgggaagccccccagcGCGAGTttactaagcacctactatgGGCCTGCAAGGAGGAGAGAACTATGCATCCAACAGAAGTGCTGCTTTGGGGCCTTAGCTCTGGTTTTGTGGGGTTGGTCTGTCTGTCCAGGAAGGCATCCATTTTCTTCCCAAATGAGACCAAAAGGCAGGGAGGCGTTAACTAGAGGAAGGGGGTCAGCAGAGAGGGAGGCTGCTCCAGGCAAAGGAACAGCAAGTTGAAACATTTAGAAGCAAATCTGGTACAGCTTGGCAGGAACAGAAAGTTTAGATCGGTTTGGAGCATGGAAACTTTGGAGGAGCTGAGGTGAAGGGGCTGGAGAAGACCTGATGCAACAGGGCCAGACGTGGGGGATTCAGAAGCCTCGCTCAGGTGCTTGACTTACCTGAGGACAGGGGAGCCCCAAAGAGTAAGCAGGGGTACCTGTTTAGAAAGACTCTTCCCTCTGCTTATGTGCAGTCCAGGCAGAAAAGCTGAGGAAGAGGCATGAAGGAATGGAGGATAGACAGGGAATGACCAGAGGCATAGAAGACAATCGTGCAGAGTGGGGCTCTGGCAGCCTGCTCAGCAGAGTCTGGTGACGGTCCTGTGGTTAGATGGTGACCCCTGGATTTTTCAcgtagggggtgtgtgtgtgtgtgttcattgctcagcagtgtccgactctttgcaaccccgtggactgtagcccacaaggctcctctgtccatggatttgccaggagtgggttgccattttcttctccaggggatcttcctggtccagggatcgaacccaggtatcctgcattccaggcagattcttcactgtatgagccaccagagaagccctttactTAGGTGCTGGCTGCTTATGGACAGCATCCCCATGGGTGTGGTGAAGGAGGAAGCTGATAGGGGCAGAGGAGAGGCAGGAATGAACAGGAGGCAGCCCTGTAGACAGTTCCTTGTATTTCCAGAGGGTTGGAGTGAGGGAAGAAGTGAAGGAAGAAAATGCAGGGCCAGGAGGATGTTTATGGACTGGGGTAACAGCAGCAGGGTAAGGAGGAGGAAGCTAGAAAAGAGTCCTGCCCTctgaccccagccccagccccactctgTCTTCATGAAAGAAGGGCCCAGCCACCTTGCCCAGGCCACAAAGTTGAGAGTGCAGATGGTACctggactgaagcctgcccaGGGTGAAGGACTGCCTCCCCTCCAGCGCCTCTCCTGCGCAGGCTCGATCAGGAGGGGAGATCTTCCTGAGAATGGGAGGAGCCACCGTGGCTGCTGCTTGCCCTGGATCCTGGCCACCCACACCGGGCATGTCACAGATCACACACACAACTCACATAGGACACACCGTCACACGCACAGACGCAGAATGCACACAGGGGTAGGCACACGTGTGTGCAGAAAGCCTGCGCAAGATGGACATGTGTatatgcacacgtgtgcacatcCAGAGCTCACACAggatatatatgcatgcatacacacacacaaagtgcttACACAGGTTTTACACATGCGAGGGCACCTATGCTCACACCAAATGTGTGTACCCGTGTTTGTGTATGTACACAGAGAGCCTTAGCAGAGGCTACACCTCAGTCTGAACAAGGAGAGGGCCCGGGGGATGCTGGTATCACAGCTGTTTTCCTTTCCAGTAAAACACCCAGGGCTCCTCCAGAACGTCCACTCTCCACTGACTCTGCCCTCCTCTGGTCCACCTTCTCtcagcctccctggcctccttCCTTTCTGCCTGGATCAGGGCACCAAGGACAGGCCTTAGTTGATTCGATGTCCCTAGCTCCGCTGGGAAGTGTGGGTGCTGCCTGGAGGGCCATGCGCCCTGCGTGTCATCTGCTGGGGCAGGAAACCCTGCCAACAGGGGGTGAGGAGACACTTCTTGCTCCGGGATGGTGGGGTCCGGCCTCTGGCCTCACCTCCTGCCCCAGGCAGTTCTAGATGGCCAGGTCCTGACGGATGGTGGCCAGCGACGCCTTGCTGCGGCCGCTGCCGCCCTCGCTGTCACCGGCAGGCGCCCCGTGCGCATAAGCCGGTGGGGCGTAGGGGTCGGTGCCCGGTCGCCGCGTGGGCAGGGCCGGCAGCGGCTGGAGCAGCTGCTGCGCCTTCTCGTGCGCGCGGTTGCAGCGGTTGTCGCGCTCGGCGGCCTGGAGATAGCTGCCGGCACGCGAGCCGCCCTTCCAGAGCAGGTGGCCCAGCTCGGCCACGCTGAGCAGCGCCGAGAGCAGCCCCACCGCGAAGTAGAAGACCAGGAAGACAGTCTTCTCGGTGGGCCGGCTCACGAAGCAGTCCACGGTGTGCGGGCACGGGGGACCTGCGCACACGAAGCGCGGGGCCACGCGGAAGCCGTAGAGCAGCGCCTGGCCCGCCAGGAAGGTCAGCTCAGCCAGCAGGCGCAGCGCCACGCTCAGCAGGTAGCAGCGGCGCGCGCGGCGGTCCCCCGGGCGCCCCGGGGCCCCCGCCCCGCCGTCCGCGCCGCCCGGCTCTTTGCTGGCCCGGTGCACCGAGTAGATGACGAAGAGCACCGGCGGGGCCGACAGCAGCAGGATGTGGAAGAGCCAGAAGCGGTAGTGGGAGACGGGGAAGGCACGGTCGTAGCAGGTCTGGCGACAGCCAGGCTGCAGAGTGTTGCACACAAACTCCTCCTGCTCGTCCTCGAACACGGCGCCGCCCACCGTGGCCAGCACCAGGATGCGGAAGATCAGCATGACCACCAGCCACAGGCGGCCCAAGAGCGGCGACTGCAGCTGCACGGCGTCCAGCAGCGAGCCGAGGAACGCCCACTCCCCCATGGCGCTGGAGATAGACGCGGCGCGGGCAGTTAAAAGGCCGAAGGATCAGGATCCCAACCCTCTGCGCCCGCCCATCGGGGTGGGATCAGCTGGACCGCCTCTAACTTCGAGGTGAGCCAGGGGCTCAGCCAGACCTGGCTTTAGCAGGGACTTTGAGGGAACAAAGGGCTTAGCTTAGGGGGACTCAGATGAGTCTCAGTTTGGGCGCTGAGGAGGAGCTCCGCCCCAGTGCTCTGGTCAGACACCCATGGAACTGCTGGGTTGGATCCTGCGCTCCTCCGAGTCCAAGTTGGAGGGAAAGGACCTCGGACATGAGCCCTGCCGGCCCCTGACTACATGTGTGGAAGCAGAAACCCAGCAGTGCCCTCGTGTGCTCCAGGATGCTTTCTGTGGGCAAGAGTGGTGCCCTGAACCCAAGGCTCTGACCCAATTTGGTACTTCTGGGTGAAATGGAGCCAGCAGACCCAGAAGGATTCACCTTCTTCTTTCTCCGCCCACCATTTCTCTtgcctccctcctttttttttttttttaactgcagtgAACTCCTCTCAGAATTGGGGAGTGGACACAAAGGGAAGGATCCCCACTTCCATCAGGATCCGTCGTCCTAGGTGTCCCCTACCATCTGTGCGGTGGGAATGCTGGCccactcttcccatctcctccCTGGTGTCCCTCTGCTTCCAGCTTCCCCAACACCCCCCTCACAGCTCCCACAGGCCCCCAGACCCTCACCCGTAACCACTCACGCTGCAGCTGGCGCTGGGATGTCAAAGCCGAGTGAAGAACCTTGGGAGATGGTTGGGACCTGTTCCTCCTGGTCcctctttcattttcccttttggaTTTGGCCAGGATGGATGACAAGACAGGATGGCTGAGAGGGGTCAGTGCTCCCCCTTCTCTTAAAGGGACAGGGTGACCCTGTTGACTGGCTCCACCCCTGGGAACAGAGCCAGGGCCACGCCCCTTGCTGGACTCTGCCAGCCTTCCCTTCCCATCCcctcatctccccacccccacccccatcccagggcTGAGTCCCCCACTGGAAATGAGGAAACGGGTTACCCAGAGCTACATCCCTGCTGAAGGAAGCCCATCTCCAACAGACTCTCCTAATGGAAGGCTTAGATCCACGATCAAGGGACTATCCCCCCTGAAGGTGGTCTTCAGGGCTGGCGTGGGGTTTGATGCTGGTATTGGTGGCACTGGTATTTTAAGCAGCAGCAGACACCTGCTAACTCTTCTTCAAGCCCTGATATTACAAGTCCCTTAGTTCTTCTGGGCCAGAGTCTCCTGGCTTGTCAGCTGAGGAGCCTGGGCCAGCTGATCCCCAAGTTCCCTTCCAGCTCTGCATCTTAATGCTGAGGTCCCAACCAAAAAAGCCCAAGCCCAGAGAAATTTCTCTTTTGGAAAAACATTAGGGTTTCAAGGGTGTTCTGGCCTTGGGACTTGAATAAAAGCTTTTGCTTCCTTCCTGCTTTTCTGTAACTTCCAGATTTACTGTAATGAGCATGCCATTTTATaatgtgaaaagtaaaagaaaggttTCTTTTCCCTTACAAGGCTTTGAACTGAGCCACCTTCTACTGCTCTAGGTAGCTGGAGAAGCTGTCCCATAGAGAAGGGCAATTAGGATGACCGAGGGTGACCTGAGCAGCCATGGAGGGGACACTCCCAGGTTAAGTGCTCATTTGTCCTCTCTGCCTTTCCAGGAGCCTGGGCCCACACCATTCTCCTCCTTCGCCTGTGCAGTTGCTCTGGGTCGGGCCCCAGGCCCCACTCATCATAAGAATTAACTTATTTCATCCTCCTGACAAGGATgggaagctgagactcagagggTCTAAGGCACAGTCATGCAGTAAGAAAGAGAGGGTCCTGGCCTCACACCCAGCCTCACTGGTTTGGAGCCCACGTTCTGAAGCTCATGGTAGATCTGTTCCAGTTCCAGCCTGCCTGGATTTCCCAGGGCCTCACAGTCCCTAGGGCTTTGTGTGGGGCTGGTGGCAGCCATGCCAGGACTCACCTCTTTGGTGACACTTTCTCTCCTCTCCGGCCATGGGGGCCTGTCTGGTTTTCCATGTGCTGATGGGGACCCCTGGTCCGATTTCAAGAAGGGGTGGGAAATG
It encodes the following:
- the GJD3 gene encoding gap junction delta-3 protein → MGEWAFLGSLLDAVQLQSPLLGRLWLVVMLIFRILVLATVGGAVFEDEQEEFVCNTLQPGCRQTCYDRAFPVSHYRFWLFHILLLSAPPVLFVIYSVHRASKEPGGADGGAGAPGRPGDRRARRCYLLSVALRLLAELTFLAGQALLYGFRVAPRFVCAGPPCPHTVDCFVSRPTEKTVFLVFYFAVGLLSALLSVAELGHLLWKGGSRAGSYLQAAERDNRCNRAHEKAQQLLQPLPALPTRRPGTDPYAPPAYAHGAPAGDSEGGSGRSKASLATIRQDLAI